GTGTATTTCAAGGCAGCGTCTATTTGCAACACCGATACCAGTCTGGTACTGTAAAGCGTGTGGTAAAGCGCTTGTAGCAAGAGAGGCTGAACTCCCGGTTGATCCAACAATTGATTTGCCTGAAGAAACATGTTCGTGCGGATCTAATGAGTTTGAGGGTGAAACAGATGTTCTTGATACATGGATGGACAGTTCAATCTCTGCGCTTGTTGTTGGGGGCTGGCTTGAAGATAAATTTATTTTTCCGACACAGTTAAGACCGCAGGGGCACGATATCATCCGTACATGGGCTTTTTACACAATTTTGCGATCGATCGCGCTCACAGACAAGATCCCATGGGAGACGATTGTTATAAATGGTATGGTGCTTGGTGAGGATGGGCACAAGATGAGTAAATCAAGGAATAACATCACAGCACCTGAAGCAGTGATGGAAAAGTATGGTGCCGATGCCTTCAGGCAGTGGGCCGCAATCGGAGGATCAACAGGCTCTGATGTGATGTTCAGGTGGAAGGATATTGTTGCAGCCTCGCGGTTTCTACAGAAACTGTGGAGCATTCTCAGATTCTCATTGATCCACATCGATAAAGAAAAAGCCCCTTACAAAAAACCAGAGCAACTTCGTGCAACTGACAGATGGCTTCTTACACGACTCAACATGCTGATTGAGACTGTCACCGCGAAGATGGATGCCTACAGCTTCGATGAGGCGATGAAGGAGATACGTGGATTTACGTGGAACATACTTGCAGATGACTACATCGAGCTTGTGAAGTCAAGACTTTACTCAGCAAACTCTGATGGAAGCGAATCTGCAATCTACACGCTTTACACTACAATGGAAACATTATCAAGGCTCATCGCACCTTTTATGCCATTCTTTGCCGAGGAGATGCACTCATATCTCGCTGCGGATAGTGTACACGCAAAAGATTGGCCAGTTGTCAACTATGACCTGATCGATGAGCGATCGCTTGAGGAGGGCGAGCTTATACGAAAGATCGTTGAAGCGGTTCGAAGGTACAAATCAGAGAATAAAATTCCCCTCAACGCACCACTTAAAAATATTGAAATTTACACGACCCTCGATCTGGACGTTGATGATATAAAAGGAACCTTGAACAGTGAGGTTGAGATTGTAAGTCCCACAACAACACTCAACATGAAGGCGGTCTCAATCAAGCCAAGGATGGATGTGATCGGTCCTATGTACAGGAAGCAGGCTGGAGAGATTGCAAAGCGGTTGCGTGAACTTGACGCCGAAGAGGTCGAACAACTCATATCAGAAGGAAAGAAGGTCGAGATTGAGGTTGCTGGAGATCACATAGTGCTCGACGATTCAAGTTTTGAGATTGAACATGCTTTTGAATCCAGAGGAGAGCGGGTCGATCTTTTGGAGGTTTCTGGGATGAAGATTGCGGTTGCAAGGTGAGAGGCGAAACAGGTCACAAAGAAGTGCAGGTAAAATTTTCAAAATCCTCCTTATTTTTATTCGCAATCCTTATAATCATTTACATTATAAATGGTATGTTATGAGAGCGATCACCACTGGTGGTGAATGTGCGAATAAGCGTTGTAAAATCGAAATCTGAGGTCGAGTAATTATGTCAAAAAGAATTGTGATAATCGGGGGTGGTGATGCAGGAACTTATACACTGGAAGCGATCATGAAAAGAAAGGAGGATGTGGCGATAACTCTTCTAAAGAAGGACAGATATGGTTCTGTATCTATCTGCGGACTGCCTTTTGCTTTGCAGGGGATTTATCCGCTAAAAGATATTGAGCTACAGGAACCAGAATTCTTTCAGAGCAGGGGCATCGACTATCGAACCTTAACCGAGGTCACAGAAATTAATTTAGAAGCGAATAGTGTGACGATTCAGACAGGAGAGGAGTTAGAATACGATTATCTTGTGATAGCAACAGGAAGCAGACCGTTTATCCCATCAATTCCGGGTGTGGAGCTTGAGGGAGTTTATACGGTAAAAGATATGGAGGATGGCGAGAGGATTGAGGTCGCTATGAATGATCCAGGTGTGAAAAACGCTGTTGTTATCGGTGCTGGAACAATCGCGCTTCAGGTTGCAGTTGCATTCTCTAAAAATAATATTAAGACCACGGTTACAAAACCCCGCCCTCTGATCCTTCGTTCAATGTTGGATCCTGATATCGCCTCAAAAGTTCAGAAAAAACTTGAAGAGCTGGAAATAAGGTTTATACTTGGAAAGGAGACGGTAGCTATAAAGGGCGATGGAGATGTTAAGTCAGTTTTGATAGGGGATACTGAGGTTCCTGCTGATATAGTGGTGGCATGCGCGGGAATGCGTCCGAATGTTGATCTTGCGAAAGAAGCTGGGATAGAGATAGGTGAGAGTGGAGGAATCGCGACAGATCCATTTTTACATGTTAAAAAGGGAAGAGGATATATAGACAATGTATATGCCGCCGGCGATTGTGTGGAGGTCATAGATGCAATTACACACCGCCCGAGGTTGAGCATGCTTGCCTCCACGTGTGTAACACAGGCTAAGGTAATATCCGATAACATATTTGGTGATAATTCATCTTTTGATCCAGTTTTAAGTCCAACCGTCGCCAATATCGCAGGTCTTCAGGTGGGATCTGTTGGGATCACCTCAGAGACCGCAAAAAGATACGGCATGAAGGTTATAACCGGCAAAAAGGAGAAGCCTACAAAGCCGAGATATTATCCTGGAAGAAAGTCCATGCTGATGAAATTACTCTTCGATGCCTACTCTGAGCGGTTGGTAGGTGCACAGATAATCTCGGAGGATCAGGTTGCAGACCGTATAGATGAACTCAGCATCGCGATAAGGTCTGGCATGAGGGCCAGGGAATTACGTATGATGGAGAAGAGCTTTGACCCCTCTGTTGCATTGCACAGGGATGTGATGGCCGATGCGGCAGAGGATGCTCTAAATGTATAAAAAGAGTAGGTTTTAGATACAAAAAAATCACTCAGGAAAGATCGAGTGATTGGAGTGGGGTAATATCCCTGCGTCTTCGCCCATTTTAAAAAG
This DNA window, taken from Candidatus Syntrophoarchaeum caldarius, encodes the following:
- a CDS encoding valyl-tRNA ligase, with amino-acid sequence MQNIAKEYDHRRIEAKGIENWDDSLYYFDWESDKAPYIIDTPPPYPTGSFHIGNALNWCYIDFIARYRRMQGYNVMFPQGWDCHGLPTEVKVEETHEITKSGLDRIEFRRLCCELTSSNIEKMRNTMKSLGLSIDWSNEYITMDPAYYRKTQVSFVRMYEKGLIYRDDHPVNWCPRCKTAIAFAEVEYDTRETSLNYIHFEGVDIATTRPELIPACVAVAVNPDDERFTDLIGKEVGVPIFDYHVPVIADPEVDSTFGTGIVMICTFGDKQDVRWWKEHSLPLRRAIDRDGVMTEIAGRYAGMKIKETRDAIIEDLKRLGLLYESERIEQNVGLCWRCKTPIEILSERQWFVRIEQEKVLDAAAKIEWIPDYMIIRLKNWVESMEWDWCISRQRLFATPIPVWYCKACGKALVAREAELPVDPTIDLPEETCSCGSNEFEGETDVLDTWMDSSISALVVGGWLEDKFIFPTQLRPQGHDIIRTWAFYTILRSIALTDKIPWETIVINGMVLGEDGHKMSKSRNNITAPEAVMEKYGADAFRQWAAIGGSTGSDVMFRWKDIVAASRFLQKLWSILRFSLIHIDKEKAPYKKPEQLRATDRWLLTRLNMLIETVTAKMDAYSFDEAMKEIRGFTWNILADDYIELVKSRLYSANSDGSESAIYTLYTTMETLSRLIAPFMPFFAEEMHSYLAADSVHAKDWPVVNYDLIDERSLEEGELIRKIVEAVRRYKSENKIPLNAPLKNIEIYTTLDLDVDDIKGTLNSEVEIVSPTTTLNMKAVSIKPRMDVIGPMYRKQAGEIAKRLRELDAEEVEQLISEGKKVEIEVAGDHIVLDDSSFEIEHAFESRGERVDLLEVSGMKIAVAR
- a CDS encoding FAD-dependent pyridine nucleotide-disulfide oxidoreductase, translating into MSKRIVIIGGGDAGTYTLEAIMKRKEDVAITLLKKDRYGSVSICGLPFALQGIYPLKDIELQEPEFFQSRGIDYRTLTEVTEINLEANSVTIQTGEELEYDYLVIATGSRPFIPSIPGVELEGVYTVKDMEDGERIEVAMNDPGVKNAVVIGAGTIALQVAVAFSKNNIKTTVTKPRPLILRSMLDPDIASKVQKKLEELEIRFILGKETVAIKGDGDVKSVLIGDTEVPADIVVACAGMRPNVDLAKEAGIEIGESGGIATDPFLHVKKGRGYIDNVYAAGDCVEVIDAITHRPRLSMLASTCVTQAKVISDNIFGDNSSFDPVLSPTVANIAGLQVGSVGITSETAKRYGMKVITGKKEKPTKPRYYPGRKSMLMKLLFDAYSERLVGAQIISEDQVADRIDELSIAIRSGMRARELRMMEKSFDPSVALHRDVMADAAEDALNV